In a genomic window of Punica granatum isolate Tunisia-2019 chromosome 6, ASM765513v2, whole genome shotgun sequence:
- the LOC116210443 gene encoding protein trichome birefringence-like 2 produces the protein MEPIALLPESFRKRRVGSPFCLGAAASLIFLGVFLLSASLKPPKVSPLLQIPSVGGWPFPFSTSPASSSSPSYSSVEIPQDGILNQTQEQNVSVVAKVEENGQHLEAKREEVVSEKKAPLQDPAEFSSNGSKIFSLPSKSHEGNDSRGENMQSKVSFSVRDNGNGSLGDSSIIRDNSSARFGGGEERPSQLEHNSDEYRNLDGCDIFDGRWARDDSKPYYPAGSCPYIDRDFNCHLNGRPDAEFVKWRWKPNKCDIPSLNSTDFLERLRGKKLVFVGDSLNRNMWESLVCILRHSIRSKKRVFEISGRKEFKKKGFYAFRFEDYNCSVDFVSAPFIVRESSFKGINGSIETLRLDLMDRTTSMYRDADIIVFNTGHWWTHEKTSRGEDYYQEGNHVHPRLKVLEAYKRALNTWAKWVDNNINSNRTKVFFRGYSVTHFRKGQWNSGGQCHKESEPIFEEKYLKKYPSKMKVLEHVLHGMKTPVTYLNISRLTAYRKDAHPSIYRMLYKTDEERVAAERAQDCSHWCLPGVPDTWNELLYASLLQSCKVS, from the exons ATGGAGCCGATTGCCCTGCTGCCGGAGAGCTTCAGGAAGAGGAGAGTGGGGTCCCCTTTCTGCTTGGGAGCAGCAGCTTCCCTCATCTTCCTAGGTGTCTTCCTCCTCAGCGCCTCCTTAAAGCCCCCAAAGGTCTCTCCTTTGCTCCAGATTCCCTCTGTCGGTGGGTGGCCTTTCCCATTTTCAACCTCTCccgcttcttcttcttcaccctCTTACTCGAGTGTGGAAATTCCTCAAGATGGGATTTTGAACCAGACCCAGGAGCAGAATGTGTCTGTCGTTGCGAAGGTGGAAGAGAATGGCCAACACTTGGAAGCCAAGCGTGAAGAGGTTGTCTCCGAGAAGAAGGCCCCATTGCAGGACCCTGCTGAGTTCTCAAGCAATGGGAGTAAAATCTTTAGTCTTCCCAGTAAATCCCATGAAGGAAATGATTCTCGGGGGGAAAATATGCAAAGCAAAGTTAGTTTCAGTGTGAGGGACAATGGAAATGGCTCTCTGGGTGACTCTTCAATTATTAGGGATAACTCCTCAGCTCGGTTCGGAGGCGGCGAAGAGAGGCCTAGTCAGCTGGAGCATAACTCGGACGAGTATCGAAACCTCGATGGATGTGATATATTTGATGGGAGGTGGGCGAGGGATGACTCGAAGCCTTACTACCCAGCAGGGTCTTGCCCATACATTGATAGGGATTTCAATTGCCACCTCAATGGTAGGCCTGACGCCGAATTCGTCAAGTGGAGGTGGAAGCCTAATAAGTGCGACATCCCAAG CTTGAACTCGACTGATTTTCTCGAGAGACTACGAGGAAAAAAGCTTGTTTTTGTGGGCGACTCGTTAAACAGAAACATGTGGGAGTCTCTTGTTTGCATCCTCCGTCACAGTATCAGAAGCAAGAAGAGAGTCTTCGAGATATCAGGCAGGAAAGAGTTCAAGAAGAAAGGTTTCTATGCCTTCAGGTTTGAG GATTACAATTGTTCCGTGGACTTTGTTAGTGCTCCATTTATCGTTAGAGAATCATCTTTCAAAGGCATCAACGGGTCAATTGAGACATTGAGGTTGGATTTGATGGACCGCACAACCTCCATGTATCGCGATGCTGATATCATAGTCTTCAACACGGGTCATTGGTGGACCCACGAGAAAACTTCTCGAGG AGAGGACTATTACCAGGAAGGAAACCATGTACACCCAAGACTCAAGGTCTTGGAGGCGTACAAGAGGGCTCTTAATACATGGGCGAAATGGGTCGACAATAACATTAACAGCAATCGAACCAAAGTTTTCTTCAGAGGATATTCTGTCACTCATTTCAG AAAAGGGCAATGGAACTCGGGAGGGCAGTGCCACAAAGAATCCGAGCCTATTTTCGAGGAAAAATACTTGAAAAAGTACCCTTCGAAGATGAAAGTTTTGGAGCACGTCCTTCACGGGATGAAAACTCCGGTGACTTACTTAAACATAAGTAGACTTACTGCCTACAGAAAGGATGCACACCCTTCTATATACAGAATGTTATATAAGACGGATGAGGAGCGAGTTGCTGCTGAGAGGGCTCAAGATTGCAGCCACTGGTGCTTGCCAGGAGTACCCGACACTTGGAACGAATTGCTTTATGCTTCTCTCTTGCAGTCTTGTAAGGTGTCATGA